One Delphinus delphis chromosome 16, mDelDel1.2, whole genome shotgun sequence genomic window, TTTGACTTCCTATAGCCAGCAGGGTAAAGGCAAAAGGCTCTCAGCAACTCACTACTCCCATTTCCTCCCTTATATCCTATGCTCCAAGCACTGATTGTCAGGAATTTGCATTCCTGAAATTGCCAGTTTCTCATTTCCTATACTTTACTTATAATGTTCCTTCTGCTTAGTATGTATGATTATGCTTGGTGCCACCAAAACATTTCAATTCTTAGTCCTTAATGACAAacataattttttgttaaaattaaatttttccttCCTATCTCTAAATTTAAActcagattgttttgttttgttttttttaaattctcagaaCTGACATTCAGTAATAGCCgacattcaataaatgatgaAATCTGCCTCtggataatttcatttatttgaaattgaGCTTAAGAGGCAGCTCTTTGGGAAATCTTCCCTGAAGATGATCCAATGAACATTTACTAAGTACTTTTAAAGTGTGAAGGTATTGATATATGTTCATTTGTGgatgcaaagatatatatattcctatagaGAGGAATCACAGAGAACAAATGGTTATCTGAAAAAAGAGGGCAAATATCTGTCATGCAGTCACTCTCACTTCCTCCAGCTAATCTACATTATCCCTGCCAATTTTATATGtgtatgcgcacacacacacacacacacacacacacacacacacacacacacacacaaatgctatCTATTTTATGACTAAATTCCTCAACTAAATttaccatttctttccttttccccttctttctcatGTTGAAAATGACATACTGGAACAAAGTTAGGCATTTCAATCATCATCAAGAGTAGTTTTCAACCAAGAAATTAATATATCTTGCCCCAAACGCTATTATCTTCATATAATATCTTCACTTGGAGTAACCAAATGAAACAACTAGAGATAATGCTGAATTTTGGTAAATAAATTCTtgcaaattcttttttatttctagaataccTGGCCAGGTAAATCCAAGGCTTACATATATGGAGACTGTGGACAGGTCCCTGTCCCTAAAGAGAAGTATTTTCCCTCAAAGACACATATAAAGCATAACTTCTTGTCTACTAAGTtacataaacaggacaaaaattTAATACACctagtatttttattaataaaattgctATTTATGATTGGTTATTAAGATTAGACCCAAAGTTTTTGCAATATAATTTCATAACACGGAGACTCTATAGGATATTTTAAACAAACTTTCATAAAATAAATCCTATTTTGATTTCCAACTTGTGTGTTTTTCCTAACATTACCTATAGTACATAAAAAATTTGTGCACtagattatataattttatggtttatttcttttataatgtttGTGATAATCTTTTATTTCCAAAAGTTCTGTCACCATCTGAAAGCATATTTCTagattttccccttcttttttctaTCTCAAAACATGATTTTAGGTACACAGTAATCAACTCATTTAAATAATTATCATATGAGTATAATCACTATAAAATGTATGATGAAATGAATTATGCATACCTTGCGTAAATGTGCTTGCTAAAGTTCATTTGAcaacttaaaattttagaaatgcgTTTGAATATGGCATCTAAAATTGCAGAGCTCCATAAAGATTAACAAGTTTTTTTATATCTATGTCAACAGTTACACAAATTCAATTTAACAACATAAAAAGAATTTACCCCCCCCCCCATGACAGTTTAAAAAGGCCTCAAGATGTTGATTCCTGAGACTATAGTTTTCAGACTTAATGCCTTGGTTATTCAGGGTTTCAAGAGCAAAGTGTGTCAAAACTCACTAAATTTTTCAGAGCCCAATGTTCGAAGTATCAAAAGGGTCATTTAAATACTGTGCTGGGAATAAGGAAACTAGTTGATTTAATAccacagtttatattttaaaacttacacaTATTTGGCCCAAAGAGGAGTTGTAAAAATTGTAATATAAGAAGTTACATAATTCTATAAGACAGGATGGGGTTTATTAAGGACAGATTCTAAAATGGGAAGATAGATTTCTTTTCATGACAGGGTAGAATATTTGAAATGAGCTTAGTTTCACAAATTTCAAGATTATAAAGATAGAATGAGGGGGATTAGCTTTGCTAAAACTATCCAGATGtttgtaagagaaaaaaacaaatctactCTCACTTGGAGACTTGAACATACCCCTCTCAGAAGAtgatattcagaaaataaaaaatattaatgaaaatctGAAGGGatgtataaaggaaaaaatcagtaaagCACAAAAAAAGTATCAGGAATATAACATTAGGCCATCCTAAAACAGGCTGCAGATTTAGATTAAAAAGATTACGACAACTTCATACCAATTTAAaaagattagaaacaaaaaattgctagaaaaaattgacaatacctagaaaatatgaaactagaaaaaaataaacaaaataatgtttaaccataataatgttaaacaaaattatctttaaaaaggaaaaacattgggcttccctggtggcgcagtggctgagagtctgcctgccgatgcaggggacgtgggttcgtgccccggtccgggaagatcccacatgccgcagagcggctgggcccgtgagccatgcccgctgagcctgcgagtccagagccagtgctctgcaacaggagaggccacaacagtgagaggtccgcgtaccgcaaaaaaaaaaaaaaaaggaaaacattattcttaaagagaatagaaaaagaaagttttcctATTGGTTTAACAGAGTAAGCTTAATTTTCACTTTAGGTTATCAAGAAGACTTCTGGTCAAGACAGAGCAACAGTGTCTTGACTGTGCTGATTCACTGCCTAGTCTCCCCTCCGCCCCCACTCTTCACTGGTTTCTGTGTCCTTCCCTTCaatagaaaagaggaagagaaaaaattctGGCAGGCAGCAGGGCCTTTTCAGCAGCTTCTGTGGACTCATAGATTTCCATGTCTTTGTGTAAGAGATCACGATTTCCCAGGGGTAGTATTCCTCCTTGCACACATCTACCTTGTGCAAGTATCAATGAACAAGGATAGTCTTTAAGGGCCTAACAGAGGGCTGAGAAGAGCTGGAAGCTGAAGTCCATCTTCTATCTGATAGCAAGTCCCAATTCCTGAGCTGGTCAGTCAAGACACTTCCGGCCAACTTGAGGCTCCAGCCACATGGGCGAATCAAGGGCTTTGAACGTAACAGATAATCAAGCCTCCCCTCCTCTTCGGCCTCAGTGTGGACTGATGCATTTCACACTCCTTGAGAGAAATCTGGTTCCCAGAAGTTTGCAGACCTCTGTGCTTGATTACTGTACATCTGCCCAATCTCCTTCCCCTGTCCCTGGCTTGGAGTATCTCAGAGTATTATCCTTCACCCCCATCTTGGTGGGCTTCATGTGAGTGTCTTCTCTTCCCTGCTGACTTTCTGACAGCCATAATGTATGCAAAGATAGGGAAACTCCACAACATCCCAACCCACACCCCAGTGTCCCTTAGTAGACACTCTTTtcctggggtgcatatatatatatgtactcttGCTCTCTCGTTAGTGCTGCAGACATTTTGGAGAACATGAGACTAGAAAGGAAATGAGACTGTAGGGGTAAGGGAGCCTATCCagtaggagggagggaaaaaggggaCTGGATATTTGGGTTACTAGAAGGCTACAGCAGGAACcatgtgggagggagggggatgagtAGATTGAGGAAGCCACTCTGTGGGCATTTGTGTGCTCCCTGGTGGAGTATCCTCAATCCTCTCTGAGCCCAAAGACCTCTGATAATTATTCTATTTCATACGTAAAAAATGGGGCCAACACATTTGAAAAGACAATTTGAGAGAAAACTAGGGACACCTTAGTAAAGCAGGGCAAACCATCAGAATGCACAAGGATCTCAATCTCCACCTGAGAGAAGGTGACCCAGTCTGAGACAGACAGGGAACACTGACTCTTAAAACTTTCtctcaccaaaaacaaaaggCCCCAGTGTCTTTCTCATGGGGATGTTTAGGTCTTTCTCTCACATGAAGGTCCTTTTCTCATATGGAAAATGAGTTTTCTACGCTCTGAGAactgtcatttttctctctttctctctgaagtAGCAGTTTCCACACTCTCAATCAGGAATGCAATCTCTTTCTCAAACACAGTAGTGCCCGCCCCTGTCCACACACCCAGCGATAGACACACAGAGGAATGGAGACTGAAagcaacaaagacacagaaacacacacacacaaacacaaatagaAATACTGACTCATAGACACAGGCCAATATACACAGATGGGGGTCTCTCTACTCTCACTATTGATCTTCATTGTATTACTCTGTTTTAGTTTGCTACCCTGTTTTAACACACCCTGAAATCATCCTATTTATCTTTTCAATTGTTCATTCTCATTATGCTCCATGTAGGCAGGGACTGGTCAGATAAGCCCACTGCTGTAGCTCCAGTTCATAGCAAGGGACCTGGCACAAATCAGAgattcagtaaacatttggaTCAGTAATTAAAATTATCCTCCAACATCTAATCACCTGCATAAAGCATTCACCTTCTCCCTGAATTAAGCTCAGCATGTTTGTAGTATATCCCTTTGGGCAAGCAACCCCTGATGCCCCAGGCCAGGGCCCCTTCCCCATCTGTACCCTCTCTATTCACACCAGTCCCAGCACCTATCTTGTTGCTGGCCTATGAGTGTGGTTCTTCCCACCAACATATGAAGATAAGCGGACAAACAGGCAACTGAGAGAACTCCAGGGCTTTTAATAAACAGAATCCAGAGCCTGCCCCGACCTGGTATGTAGTCAAAAATCAGGCTGCACTCAAGGAATTTAAGTCCATCCTGCAATGTGGGTGAGGCCAGAGagctggggaagaggaagagagggttTAGCCCAGGGTAGGCTGGATATGGGGATAATGTACAAAACTTCATCTGTAAGATAAACTCCTTGCTCCTCCCCATGTCCCATCCCCTCCATGAATAGTGgagcacagaaacagagacagataGACCAGAGACCCTCGCTCCTGCCATACCTACAGTCCAGGGACACCATAGCCTGAGCTGGAGTCTGACCTGATCTAGGATCCTTCCCCATGTTGCTGTCTCCCAGGAAGCCATGGTAAGCCTGTATCTCCAGCAGGCTGTGGGTTGTTGGCCTTGGGGAGACAAGGTATGAGCAGTGAGTAAGATTTATCTCCCagcttttctctctgcctccctgcccAACTGTTCCATCTTTCATTCACCTTGAAGGACACACATTCATCTCTCCCCATGGTGTCCCGAATGTTCTGCTCCTGGGGCTGGGTCAGCTGCTGGGGCTTATCCTTAGGAAGATCCAACTCTTGTGGCACCTCTGCCTCAGCCTCATGGAATAGCAGCTTACCCTGAAGGGTGTATAGCAGGTGGAGGAAGGTCTGGTGCCtggaaggaggaggtgggtgtGAAGACAGCGAACCTCAGCTGAACCACCCTGGGTCTGTAGCCCATGTTCCCGGCCTCACCTCTGCAGCTTGTACTGCTCCTGCCCTGCCTGCTGCTTCAGGGCTCCAAGTTCCTGATATAGCTGTTCAAGCTCCTGCTGAGTTCCTGTCTGACGCTCCCTCACCTCTGAAGAAACCACTGCCAGATGCTGCAGACGCTTCTCCTACCAGGAGTGAGAATGTAGACACGGTTCCTCAGATGCTGACGTCTTAGAGCCATTTCCCCAAACCCTACAGCCTAGACCTAGCTGGGGGTTCAGACGCATAGATGGAAAGAGGGACTCTACTCACTTTAGGCAGGACCAGGGGCTTAGAAAAAAGGAAGGGTCAGAATGTGTTGTTACAAGGTGAGGCATTCTGGAGAAAAGGAGCACAAAGAAGATGATAACACTTATTTagtttgctatgtgccaggcactattttaagcaCTTGCTATACCAATTACTTAATCATCATAGTAACTCTATAGAGTAgatgctattattttcttctttcacagattaagaaacagaagcagagaaagTTAGGTGACTGCCCAAGATCATGCAGTGGTAAGTGGTGATGCTAGGATTCAAGTCCATGTTGGTACCCATGCTATAATGCCTCACTGGAGGAAATAGAATAAAGGTTTTCTAGGACTTGGCCCATGCAATAGCATGGTGTCGAGAAGAGGTATTTTCCCAGGTGAATGGACCAACCTGTTGTAGCTGCCACTGCTTCTGGACTATTCTGAGTTTTTCCATGGCCATTTGCTTCTGCAGGTAAGCAAAGGAGGGGAACAAGGAGAGGAGGAGTGCATttttatgtttggatttctttttttttttttttatagtaagtctttgttggttatctattttaaatatagcagtttgtacatgtcaatcccaaactcccaatctatccctggccctcacccttccccctggtaaccataagttcattctctgagtctgtttctgttttgtaaataagttcatttgtatcatttttttttttagattccacatataagtgatatcatatgatatttgtctttctctgtctgacttacttcacttagtacgataatctccaggtctatccatgttgctgcaaatggcattatttcattctttttaatggatgagtaatattgacggatgaaaggataaagaagatgtggtacaggggcttccctggtggtgcagtggttaagaatccgcctgccaatgcaggggacatgggttcaagccctggtctgggaagatcccacatgccggggagcaaccaagcccgtgcgccacaactactctgcctacactctagagcccgtgagccacaactactgagccagtgtgctgcaactgctgaagcccacacgcctagagcccgggctctgcaataagagaagccaccgcaatgagaagcccgcgcaccgcaacgaacagtagcccccactcgccgcaactagagaaagctggcgcgaagacacgaagacccaacacagccaaaaataaataaaaataaaataaataaatttatatatatatataaaaagatgtggtacatatatacaatggaatattactcatccatgtGGTTGGATTTTAAAAGACAGCCAGTGGGTCCAACCCAGCATGTTCacccttttcctcctcctctctgcctgccctctcctcccctcatccTTGGTTCACCTTGGCCTGGAGTTGTTCAAGGGCCTCCTGGAGTTTGGCCTGCTTCCTTTGGGCCTCCTCCACCTTGGGCAGTGCCTGGGTCAGGGAACTTGTGATGGCCTCCATGTGCTCTTGGTAGGTGGCCTTCAGCTCTTTCCATTGCTCTTTGACTTCAATTGCCTTCTGCCCTGAGAAGAGCCAAGAGTGAGGGAATAAGTGAGGTTGGCCCACCTGCCTGCAACACTGGGGCTTCAGTCTTCCTGTCAGCCAAACAGCTGACTTGACTGATGTCCCTCTTCCTTCttcactagggaagcccctattccaACCCCCTGCCCACTCACGGCTCGTGTCTTCAGAAGCCAAGGGGTTCAGGTCCTGGGCAGTGCCTTCCTGAACCAAGAAATTCTGCAGGAAGTCTACTACTTGAAGCTGGCTGCAGAGAAGCTTGTCTTTCTTCCGGGAGTCCTGTTCAGAAGGAGGGTGGACGCAGGTAATATTCTTACCTCCTTGTACTATAGGCCAACAAGGTTACCTTCCAGTCTGCTCACCATTATCGCTGCCCAGTGTCTCAATAGGAGGACCCAGGAGCAGTCCCTGGCTTGTGAAAGGCTAGCTCCCATCTTGTACGCACCATCACAAACTCAGCCAGCATCTGCACAGGCAGTTCTGCCTCCTCCTGAAGACCTAGAGGCTCCAGGATGTCTGCCACCTTGGCCAGGGCCCTGAAGGggcaagaaaacaggagaaactgCAGACTCCTGGGGTCCTAGGTCTAGTCAATttgtgtgcacatgcacatatGTGATTATGTGTATTAACGCTGAGTCTTGTCCTGCCTAGCACTGGCTTGAAGGGCCATCTGGGACCAGGAATGGTGTTTGTATGGAAGACACATGGAGGTAGTAAGTGCCgtgaagaaaaataagcaaagcaaGGGGAATAGGAGTGTGGGGAAGGAGCTGTGATTTTAAATAGGGAATGTCTCACTGAATAGAAACCGTTTGAGTTTCTGAAATCAGTCACGGAAATATACAGGGAAGAGGGGAGCCCCGCCACGCAGAGGACACAAGCTTGGGGGCAGGGTATCAGAGTACTTGAGGAGGAGCTAAGGACAGGGGGCTGGACCCCTGGGTCTAGGCTCTCCAGAGTTCTCCCTTGTTAGCGGCCGTAGCAGTCCATTAGGAGTCGGGGATGGGGACAAAATAATCCACTGGGAGAGTGTGTGTTGGACAGGGCTGACAGAAATTGAATGGCCCTCCCAGCATGTCTCCTAGGGATGGAAAGTCTCCTGTTAGGATGGTCGATCTGCGAAGAGATATGGAGGGTTAACAGAGATGGAACGGTCCCCTTTCAGAACACAcctctggggtgtgtgtgtacgtgGTGGGGGACGGACAGTCCCTCATAGCCCTTACTCCTGGAGAGACGCAACCGTCACCTCAGGAACCTAAGACTGGGGGGCTGGTATCAGGATCACTTCACGGCTTAGTCGACCCGCAACCGCTGTAAGGGGTGGAGGGGAATTACTGATTTTACTTGGGACCGCGCAAGGTCCGCCCCAGCCCGCCCCCGGCTGCCACCTGGCGAGACACACTTACTCTCGGGCAGCGGCCTCCGCCTTAGTCTCTGCCGCCTCCATCATTCCCCGGGCCGCGCTTCAGCTCAAACCTCAGTCCACTTTGGACCCGCCGCGAACCGCGCGCCGGGACAGGCGATTGGATGTCCTGTCAGTGGGCGGGAATCAAGGACCATTGGGCACTCTCATTGGCAGGCGCAGATTGGCGCGTTAGCGCGCCCCGTTGTTTGGCGCAGGCGCAGTTGTTGCTGAGCGCTGCAGGCGCGCAGAAGTTCTACGCCTGCGCAGTAACCCGTAGGCGGTGCTGAGGCTTGGAGGTGCGGCGTGAGCTCGCTCAGTGGCGCGCTGCCTAGTTCTCTGAGTAAGAGAAAAGACGTTTGCTCTGTTTAGCTTTTAGGGGCAACTCTCAGAGTTacctttattaaaaaagaaaaagaaaaagaaaaaaaatctgccctTGAAGGAGAACGCTGGGTCTGTCTTCCGAGACACTTGGCATCAATAACGGATAACTAATCCTGGAGACTGAGGAAACAAATAATCAGCTCAAAATGCTTACAGCCTTTCAAAGATTTTCCAGGATGCGGGTTTGGGAGAGAAAACCTAAGCACAGCCCAGCGAATTGCCTGCGTTGACCGGTTGGAGCCGAAAGTTTGTGGGAGACCAAGGCAGGTAATGACCTCCAGAGTATAGCAGAAAGGAGAGGGTTGCTCAGAGAGAGAACTCGGAGTTCTGTAGAGTTTTCTCCAGTGTTCTGCTGAGTTCTGAGCATCTTGTGTTTGAGGAAACTACCCCGAAGGGGTTTTAAGGATTCCCAGAGATCACTTAGGGTCAGTAACTTCTTCCACCAGACAGGCTGGAAAACTTCATAATCCATGGGGCGTTGGTTGGCGTACACAGACAGGTTTTGCCTTAGTAATAGGGCATTAGCCCTAGACACCTCACGCCTCTAGTGCcacctaacaaatcttaaaagcaaggcCCAAGTGGATCAAACGGTTAACAAATCATTTAAGTATATGATAGACcaaagttaaataatatttatagaaatacaaaaatgtcCAGCAACCAGTAAGGTACAgttcacaatgtctggcatccaattAAAAACTACCaagctagaaagagaaaaacaaatactgtatgccaacgcatatatatggaacctaaaaaaatggtactgatggacctagaggcagggcaggattaagacacagacatagagaacagagttgaggacacagtgggggaaggggaagctggaacaaagtgagagagtggcatggacatatacacactaccaaatgtaaaatagatagctagtgggaagcagccgcatagcacagggagatcagctgggtgctttgtgatgacctggaggggtgggatagggagggtgggagggagacgcaagagggaggggatatggggatatacgtgtatgtatagctgattcactttgttgtacagcaaaaactaatacattgtaaagcaattatatgccaatgaagatattaaaaaaaaaaaaccaagcttgcaaaaaagcaggaaaagaaaacccatgtttaggagaaaaatcaatcactGTTCAGAATAGAAATAGATGCTAGAATTAACAGACAAGGGTTTTAAACCAGTTATGTTCAAAAAGATAAGCAGAGGtataatcaaaaagataataaGAAGTAAGGATATGGAAAAAGTGAACTGCTCACGttactggtaggaatgtaaaatggtgcatctgcttttggaaaacagttcagcagtttctcaaaatgttaaacatatagTGACCATATGAaccacaattccactcctgggtatatatccaagagaaatgaaaacatgctcataaaaacttgtacacaaatatccatagtgcagcattatttacaagggCTGAAAAGTAGAAATGACCCAAGTCCCTTCAGCTggtgaatgaaaaaaacaaaaatctacatCCGTTAAATGGggtatttttcagcaataaaagagAATGAGGTAAAAATACATGCTAAAACatagatgagccttgaaaacatgctaagtgccAGTTGAAAGAGAgcagatattgtatgatttcattaatGTGACATGTCCGGATTAAGCATatctgaagaaacagaaaatagattagtggttgccagggctgggagctggcaCGGGAATGGGGGAAGGTTGCTAGTGTATGGGGAGAGACTGCAAATGGACATGGGGTTTCTTTTACtgggtaaataaatgaaaatgttctaaaattagactaTAGGGAAGGTGGAACAATTCTGTGCAAAAAAACCACTCaatttacactttaaatggatctTAATAAAGCTCTGAAAAAAGTTAATCAGAACTATGAAACATGTAATAAAGACCTAAATCAAACCTGTAGAGGTGAAAACTGCAATGTGACGGATGAAATTAAATGGAATTAATAGCAGATTAAACATTGCATaataagagataaaagaaattgaagacatagtcttagaaactaacacaaatagtagaaaactaaaacataaaaagaacaaagcaacagtgaGCTGTGGTACAATTTCTGACAACCTATGCTTTCCATAAAGGACCTTCTTGCTTGACTGAGTCCTTCCTGCTTGATGAGTCTACTTTTTAGAACTTTCTAAATATTCTACATAtacaatacaatggagaaaataaatgacaCTTTCTGAAAAGTACATTTGATTGGAGTAACAAGGATTGACTATCACTCTCTTTATGTTTGAAGGTTTGGGTCCCTTTGATCTATCACAAATTCCATTTTGAATAAAATCCTTTTCAAATGTTTGAAATGACCTCACTTCACAtctaaattcaaatattttagggTAAACTGAAGACCAAATCATTAAAAGAGCAAACAATAAAtagcaaatcaaaatgacatacTGCAAGTTGAACTTGAATGCAAGTTGACTTTGGACTATACATAGCACAAATTTGCCAGCTCTGggaaattccctggaggtccagtggttaggactctgtgctcttcCTGCCAAGGGCCTGAGTTCAACCTCTGGTCGGGAATAAAATCCCACAGGTagcgcggcatggccaaaaacaaaaacaaacaaacaaacaaaacccaaatttgcCAGCTCTGTTTAACCTTCCACTTGACTCTGATTTATAGAGATCTGACCTAGAATTCTAATGAAAATTACTATAGATAATAAAAAAGTATGATTCCAAGTTTCCtcctctttctgtgttttctaatcCACAAGccacagccacatgtggctatttaaattcaaTTACAGTTAAATAAGATTAAAAGTTTATTGTCTAAATCACGTTAGCCACATTTCAGTGCTCAATAGCTATGTATGCCTAGTGTCTGCCATACTGGACAACGCAAAttttggaacatttccatcaatgGAAAGTTCAATTGGACAGTGATGATTCATAAACTTTTAGGTACATTAGATACATACATCCTGTAATTTATGTACAAAAAGTTTACATTAATTTCAACAAAACCAACAGGGTAAAAAAAAATTCCGTAGCTTAAAAAAGTCACATTTGCAGTAAAGAGGTTGCAAGTGTGTAAattgtatgtgtttttaaatttaaagagttCTTGTTTGCAGCTTATCAAACTCTAACGCCCtccataaattatattaaaaaattttgtattgCTCAACCGATCTTCCCCTGTTGTAGAAGGTAACAGCACAACCAGGAAGGATGTAAAGCAAATTCCCTTAAGCATATAATTGATATGggcattatattttcatttattaaggtGGAAACATCTATTCAGTCATTGAATAAGtggaaaatgttttataaagcATATGTtcctagaaatagaaaatttcctCACTCATGTTGACGCTTTCTTTGTGTAGTCCACGTGAAACAGTTCTGAAAATAGCACTTACTTTAACACTCAGATGGAGTATCAGCTGCTTTATTGGGATGCATGAAATGATTGTTGGAGCAGATTCATCTGAGATTCATAGAGcattaagtaaatataaataataagatAAGACATGTGTTTGCAATTGTCTATAGAAAAAATACCTCCAGTACTTtataaaacattgaaaacaaaataCTGTGCTTTGGGGACTAATTTCTATTTGTACAAAAGCTCTGTTTGGTATAGCCAGCTCTGCCAGCATTGTTTTAGGATTTAAAGTTGTATTTCTACATCTTCTCTGCCCTGTCGCAAGGTCATCTAAATGAGTCACGGGAAATCCAGTgaataaaacattatatataaataggtatatatagacatagataCACATACATCTGTCTATATCTCTATACATATCTtcatatgtgtttgtatatcttacacagtaaaaattaactgaaaagtaATATCTTAAAATCGATTTAATTTTCTCCTAGTATTTTAACACCAGGCTTTTCTATAACTTCACTGATTTTTTGCTTTCCATGTCACAGTCACTCTCAGAGTACTAAATGTAATTCTCTTCTGATATTTATTAGTTCAGAGGCTAAAGCAATAACAATGCAGGTAAA contains:
- the ZWINT gene encoding ZW10 interactor isoform X1 — protein: MMEAAETKAEAAAREALAKVADILEPLGLQEEAELPVQMLAEFVMDSRKKDKLLCSQLQVVDFLQNFLVQEGTAQDLNPLASEDTSRQKAIEVKEQWKELKATYQEHMEAITSSLTQALPKVEEAQRKQAKLQEALEQLQAKKQMAMEKLRIVQKQWQLQQEKRLQHLAVVSSEVRERQTGTQQELEQLYQELGALKQQAGQEQYKLQRHQTFLHLLYTLQGKLLFHEAEAEVPQELDLPKDKPQQLTQPQEQNIRDTMGRDECVSFKANNPQPAGDTGLPWLPGRQQHGEGS
- the ZWINT gene encoding ZW10 interactor isoform X2; translated protein: MMEAAETKAEAAAREALAKVADILEPLGLQEEAELPVQMLAEFVMDSRKKDKLLCSQLQVVDFLQNFLVQEGTAQDLNPLASEDTSRQKAIEVKEQWKELKATYQEHMEAITSSLTQALPKVEEAQRKQAKLQEALEQLQAKEKRLQHLAVVSSEVRERQTGTQQELEQLYQELGALKQQAGQEQYKLQRHQTFLHLLYTLQGKLLFHEAEAEVPQELDLPKDKPQQLTQPQEQNIRDTMGRDECVSFKANNPQPAGDTGLPWLPGRQQHGEGS